Proteins found in one Cobetia sp. L2A1 genomic segment:
- a CDS encoding flavin reductase family protein — MTDHSLPAAETLLDATQLPAGTLYRLFSGSIAPRPIAWVSTIDAAGNANLAPFSFFTIASVNPPVLAFSPLRNGDGQTKDTLNNLSEVGECIVHIGGETLSEALNITSASLAPGDDEFSHAGLSKAAMPPLKVPRVAEAPIAFGCRLRDIITFGDQPLAGGLVLAEVVVIHADPGVWDGRHVDNDVLKAVGRMAGSDYARTDSLFSLERPE; from the coding sequence ATGACTGATCACTCACTCCCCGCCGCTGAGACACTGCTCGATGCCACCCAGCTGCCCGCCGGCACGCTCTATCGTCTGTTCTCCGGTAGCATCGCGCCTCGCCCCATCGCATGGGTCTCGACGATAGACGCTGCTGGCAACGCCAACCTCGCACCCTTCTCATTTTTCACCATCGCCAGCGTCAACCCGCCAGTACTGGCGTTCAGTCCGCTGCGCAATGGTGATGGCCAGACGAAAGACACGCTGAACAATCTCAGCGAGGTAGGTGAGTGCATCGTGCACATCGGTGGCGAGACGTTGAGCGAAGCACTCAACATCACCAGCGCCAGTCTGGCGCCTGGAGACGACGAATTCAGTCACGCGGGGCTGAGCAAAGCTGCCATGCCACCACTGAAGGTACCGCGAGTCGCAGAAGCACCGATTGCCTTCGGCTGCCGTCTCCGCGACATCATCACGTTCGGAGACCAACCGCTGGCAGGAGGGCTGGTACTGGCAGAGGTCGTTGTCATACATGCCGATCCTGGTGTCTGGGACGGACGTCATGTCGACAATGACGTATTGAAGGCAGTGGGACGCATGGCCGGCAGTGACTATGCGCGCACCGATAGCCTGTTCAGCCTCGAGCGTCCTGAATAG
- the cyoD gene encoding cytochrome o ubiquinol oxidase subunit IV, whose amino-acid sequence MSHSNNDHNDSHGSVKQYVTGLILSIILTIIPFGMVMLMDDPGVGVIWAIFGFAIAQVFVQLYFFLHLDGSKEQSWNVQALLFTLVVVAIVVGGSMWIMIELNQNMMPI is encoded by the coding sequence ATGAGCCATTCCAACAACGATCACAATGACAGCCACGGCAGCGTCAAGCAGTATGTGACCGGTCTGATCCTGTCCATCATCCTCACCATCATCCCGTTCGGGATGGTGATGTTGATGGATGATCCGGGTGTTGGCGTGATCTGGGCCATCTTCGGTTTCGCCATTGCTCAGGTGTTCGTGCAGCTGTACTTCTTCCTGCACCTGGACGGCTCCAAGGAACAGAGCTGGAACGTGCAGGCGCTACTGTTCACTCTGGTGGTCGTAGCTATCGTCGTTGGTGGTTCCATGTGGATCATGATCGAGTTGAATCAGAACATGATGCCCATCTGA
- the cyoC gene encoding cytochrome o ubiquinol oxidase subunit III, protein MANNAMTSHDEAHGAHDDHEHHDANGLKVFGFWLYLLSDCILFSMLFAAYVVLSQAYAGGPTGADIFELDFVLVETALLLASSFTYGLAMLGMNRGDSSAVIKWLMVTFVCGAGFIGMEIYEFHHLIVHDMGPDKSAFLSAFFALVGTHGLHVTVGLIWMALLIIQVKQKGLTEAHRGRLMMLSLFWHFLDVIWICVFTVVYLTGVML, encoded by the coding sequence ATGGCGAATAATGCAATGACATCTCATGATGAGGCGCATGGCGCCCATGATGATCACGAGCATCACGATGCCAACGGCCTCAAGGTCTTCGGTTTCTGGCTCTATCTGCTGAGCGATTGCATCCTGTTCTCGATGCTATTCGCGGCTTATGTAGTCCTGAGTCAGGCCTATGCTGGCGGCCCGACAGGTGCTGACATCTTCGAGCTTGATTTCGTGTTGGTCGAAACGGCACTGCTGCTGGCATCGAGCTTCACCTATGGCCTGGCAATGCTGGGCATGAACCGCGGAGACAGCTCCGCGGTAATCAAGTGGCTGATGGTCACCTTTGTCTGTGGTGCGGGCTTCATCGGGATGGAAATCTATGAATTCCATCACCTGATCGTGCATGACATGGGACCGGACAAGTCCGCGTTCCTGTCGGCCTTCTTCGCGTTGGTCGGGACTCACGGCCTGCACGTGACCGTCGGTCTGATCTGGATGGCGCTGCTGATCATCCAGGTCAAGCAGAAAGGCCTGACTGAAGCGCACCGCGGTCGCCTGATGATGCTGAGCCTGTTCTGGCACTTCCTGGACGTTATCTGGATCTGTGTCTTTACCGTCGTCTACCTCACAGGAGTGATGCTATGA
- a CDS encoding molybdopterin-dependent oxidoreductase encodes MNMPVSGRAEQVRDDGFQITLDGVDITVWPGETLWKIAQRSGESIPHLCFSDAQDYRADGNCRACMVEIEGERTLAASCIREARPGMVVRSASSERARTARTMVVEMLAADMPPAQANPDVSSHFMATAAQLGVDVGRARDTLGGAREKVSQWLGATAEEWLPSTVNAHDHSHTAMAVNHDACISCGLCVRACREVQVNDVIGLAGRGSNTRIVFDLEDPMGDSTCVACGECVQACPTGALMPAVQVDAQGHGDSAAVDDKIASVCPYCGVGCQLEYQVSRGTGEVLFEEGQPGATLADAQSQSLASGQVKQHLGAASQDPRLDNIIAVSGRDGPSNRGRLCVKGRFGFDYPRHPERLIRPLIRRAGVPKGLDPTFDPAHPLSHFREASWDEALEVAAQGLMSLKRAHGPDSLAGFGSAKCTNEEAWLFQKLVRTGFGSNHVDHCTRLCHASSVAALMEGVGSGGVSASFMQAEQSDLIVLTGCNPGVNHPVAATFFKRAAKRGTRIVVIDPRALALRHHAHRSVQFTPGADVALFNAMLNVIVSEGLADQDYIAAHTEDFAALAEHVDALTPEAMSPLCGVAPEEIRAVAREYATAKRAMIFWGMGISQHTHGTDNARCLIALALACGHVGREGTGLHPLRGQNNVQGASDAGMIPMVFPDYQPVGNVAARERLETLWDTPLSATPGLTVVEIMHAIHAGQIRGMYILGENPAMSDPDLDHARSALAQLEHLVVQDIFVTETAQFADVILPSYAWPEKDGSVTNTNRQVQRGRAALRAPGEAKPDWWITQQIARHMGLAWDYAEPEDIYAEMQQGMDSLDNIEWERISREGSVTYPCLTPNADGEDVVFRDDFPRESGRARFVPTWPTPPDEALDADYPTVLTTGRQLEHWHTGSMTRRARVLDNLEPAAVATLNPVELERLGIMAGEPLSITTRRGQITLATRADPLTPAGMVFVPFCYAEAAANLLTNPALDPVGKIPEFKYAACVLAKPKASEEGVSTVVAQA; translated from the coding sequence ATGAACATGCCAGTGAGTGGTCGCGCTGAGCAGGTGCGTGATGATGGCTTCCAGATCACCCTGGATGGCGTGGATATCACCGTCTGGCCGGGTGAAACGCTATGGAAGATCGCGCAGCGTAGCGGCGAGTCCATTCCGCACCTGTGTTTCAGCGACGCACAGGACTATCGCGCTGACGGCAACTGTCGCGCCTGCATGGTGGAAATAGAAGGCGAGCGAACGCTGGCGGCCAGCTGCATTCGTGAAGCACGACCGGGCATGGTGGTGCGCAGTGCCAGCTCTGAGCGGGCGCGCACGGCGCGCACGATGGTGGTCGAGATGCTGGCGGCTGACATGCCGCCCGCACAGGCGAATCCTGATGTCAGCAGTCACTTCATGGCGACGGCCGCTCAGCTGGGCGTGGATGTCGGGCGTGCCCGCGACACCCTGGGCGGTGCGCGCGAGAAGGTCAGCCAGTGGCTGGGAGCAACGGCAGAGGAATGGTTGCCGTCGACCGTCAATGCTCACGATCATTCGCATACCGCGATGGCAGTCAATCATGATGCCTGCATCAGTTGTGGCCTGTGCGTGCGGGCCTGTCGCGAGGTGCAGGTCAATGATGTGATTGGCCTGGCGGGACGTGGCAGCAACACCCGTATCGTGTTCGACCTCGAAGATCCGATGGGCGACAGCACCTGCGTGGCCTGCGGCGAGTGCGTTCAGGCATGTCCGACGGGGGCATTGATGCCAGCGGTGCAGGTCGATGCGCAGGGGCATGGCGATAGCGCCGCCGTGGATGACAAGATCGCCTCGGTCTGTCCCTATTGCGGTGTGGGCTGCCAGCTGGAATACCAGGTCAGTCGTGGTACTGGCGAGGTGCTGTTCGAAGAAGGGCAGCCGGGTGCGACGTTGGCGGATGCGCAGTCTCAATCGCTAGCCTCGGGGCAAGTCAAGCAACATCTTGGCGCTGCGTCGCAAGACCCGCGATTGGACAACATCATCGCCGTCAGTGGTCGCGATGGGCCGTCTAACCGCGGGCGGCTATGCGTCAAGGGTCGTTTCGGCTTCGATTATCCGCGCCATCCGGAGCGTCTGATCCGGCCGCTGATTCGACGCGCTGGCGTGCCCAAGGGACTGGACCCGACTTTTGATCCCGCGCATCCGCTGAGCCACTTCCGTGAGGCCAGCTGGGATGAGGCCCTCGAAGTCGCGGCCCAGGGACTCATGAGCCTCAAGCGAGCGCATGGCCCCGATAGCCTGGCGGGCTTCGGCAGCGCCAAGTGCACCAATGAAGAGGCGTGGCTGTTCCAGAAGCTGGTGCGTACCGGGTTCGGATCCAACCATGTCGATCATTGCACGCGACTGTGCCATGCAAGCTCGGTGGCGGCGTTGATGGAAGGCGTGGGCTCTGGTGGTGTCAGCGCGTCCTTCATGCAGGCTGAGCAGTCTGATCTCATCGTGCTGACCGGCTGCAACCCCGGCGTCAATCATCCAGTGGCCGCGACCTTCTTCAAGCGCGCCGCCAAGCGCGGTACCCGTATCGTAGTGATCGATCCGCGTGCGCTGGCGCTGCGCCATCATGCGCATCGCTCGGTGCAGTTCACACCCGGCGCTGACGTGGCGCTGTTCAATGCCATGCTCAATGTTATCGTCAGCGAAGGGCTGGCGGATCAGGACTATATCGCGGCGCATACCGAAGATTTTGCGGCGCTGGCTGAGCATGTTGACGCACTGACACCCGAGGCGATGTCGCCGCTGTGTGGCGTGGCACCCGAGGAAATTCGCGCCGTGGCCCGCGAGTATGCAACGGCCAAGCGCGCGATGATCTTCTGGGGCATGGGTATCTCGCAGCACACGCATGGCACCGACAATGCGCGTTGTCTGATCGCGCTGGCGCTGGCCTGTGGTCACGTGGGGCGTGAAGGGACGGGCCTGCACCCGCTACGCGGCCAGAACAACGTTCAGGGCGCCTCGGATGCCGGCATGATTCCGATGGTCTTCCCTGATTATCAGCCGGTGGGCAATGTGGCAGCGCGTGAGCGTCTCGAGACCCTGTGGGACACACCGCTCTCGGCCACGCCAGGCCTGACAGTGGTGGAAATCATGCACGCCATCCATGCCGGTCAGATTCGCGGCATGTACATTCTTGGCGAGAATCCGGCAATGTCAGATCCAGATCTCGATCATGCGCGCAGTGCGCTGGCGCAGCTTGAGCATCTCGTGGTGCAGGACATCTTCGTCACCGAGACGGCCCAATTTGCCGATGTCATCCTGCCGTCGTATGCCTGGCCGGAGAAGGATGGCAGCGTCACCAATACCAATCGCCAGGTACAGCGCGGACGTGCGGCGTTGCGGGCACCGGGCGAAGCGAAGCCGGACTGGTGGATCACGCAGCAGATTGCGCGTCACATGGGCCTTGCATGGGATTATGCCGAGCCCGAAGACATCTATGCCGAGATGCAGCAGGGCATGGATTCACTGGATAACATCGAGTGGGAACGTATCTCACGCGAAGGCTCGGTGACCTATCCCTGCCTGACGCCGAATGCGGATGGTGAGGATGTTGTCTTCCGCGATGATTTCCCCCGTGAGAGCGGTCGCGCACGCTTCGTGCCGACCTGGCCGACACCGCCGGATGAAGCATTGGATGCCGACTATCCGACGGTATTGACCACCGGGCGTCAGTTGGAACATTGGCATACCGGCTCGATGACGCGCCGCGCGCGCGTATTGGACAATCTCGAACCGGCTGCCGTCGCGACGCTCAATCCAGTGGAGCTCGAGCGTCTGGGCATCATGGCGGGCGAGCCATTGAGCATCACGACACGCCGCGGCCAGATCACCCTGGCGACGCGGGCTGATCCGCTGACACCCGCCGGCATGGTCTTCGTGCCGTTCTGCTACGCTGAGGCGGCTGCCAATCTATTGACCAACCCGGCGCTTGATCCAGTGGGCAAGATTCCCGAGTTCAAGTATGCCGCCTGTGTTCTGGCAAAGCCGAAGGCTTCTGAAGAGGGGGTGTCGACGGTAGTCGCTCAGGCGTGA
- the cyoA gene encoding ubiquinol oxidase subunit II encodes MRKSLMRGALRGLPILAGLLMLSGCDAVIFDPKGPIGEDEKSLILTATYLMLVVVVPVIAMTLWFAWRYRDTKQSKATYTPNWAHSTKIEIVVWGIPCLIILALGILTWKSTHELDPRAEIVGGGQPIEVQVVAMDWKWLFIYPEQGIATVNELAMPVDRQVRFHITSETVMNSFFIPQLGSQIYAMAGMENRLHLIGNEVGTYDGISANYSGAGFADMHFKAHVMSDGDFDAWVEKARGSSKVLDDAGYTALIEPSEGDAPSFYGQVKPHLYEQIMAPYMSGMELGLSDKQMDDMMSGMKMDHSTHKMSGDEMSGDDMSGHAEPAMATEE; translated from the coding sequence ATGAGAAAAAGCCTAATGCGGGGGGCTCTGCGGGGACTCCCTATCCTCGCGGGATTATTGATGTTGTCCGGCTGTGATGCCGTGATCTTCGATCCCAAGGGGCCTATCGGTGAAGACGAGAAATCGCTGATTCTGACAGCTACCTACCTGATGCTCGTGGTCGTGGTTCCTGTTATCGCAATGACGCTGTGGTTCGCCTGGCGCTATCGCGATACCAAGCAAAGCAAAGCGACCTATACGCCTAACTGGGCGCATTCCACCAAGATCGAGATCGTGGTCTGGGGCATTCCGTGCCTGATCATCCTCGCGCTGGGCATCCTGACCTGGAAAAGCACGCATGAGCTTGATCCGCGTGCTGAAATCGTCGGTGGTGGCCAGCCGATCGAGGTTCAGGTCGTGGCGATGGACTGGAAATGGTTGTTCATCTACCCGGAGCAGGGGATCGCGACGGTCAATGAACTGGCCATGCCGGTCGACCGTCAGGTGCGCTTCCACATCACCTCCGAGACAGTGATGAATTCCTTCTTCATCCCGCAGCTCGGTAGCCAGATCTATGCGATGGCGGGGATGGAAAATCGTCTGCATCTGATCGGCAATGAAGTGGGTACCTATGACGGTATCTCCGCCAACTACAGCGGTGCCGGCTTCGCGGACATGCACTTCAAGGCGCATGTCATGAGTGACGGCGATTTCGATGCATGGGTCGAGAAGGCACGTGGCAGCAGCAAGGTTCTGGATGATGCTGGCTATACCGCACTTATCGAGCCGAGCGAAGGTGATGCCCCGTCCTTCTATGGTCAGGTCAAGCCGCACCTCTATGAACAGATCATGGCGCCTTACATGTCCGGCATGGAACTGGGGTTAAGCGATAAGCAGATGGACGACATGATGAGTGGCATGAAGATGGATCACTCAACCCACAAGATGTCTGGTGATGAGATGTCTGGTGACGACATGTCCGGCCACGCCGAACCTGCGATGGCAACCGAGGAATAA
- the cyoB gene encoding cytochrome o ubiquinol oxidase subunit I, whose translation MLGKLTLEAIPYHEPIIVIVLAAVILGGAALAGLITYMRKWTYLWTEWLTSVDHKKIGMMYIIVALVMLIRGFSDAIMMRSQQMLASTGGEGYLPPEHYDQIFTAHGVIMIFFVAMPFVIGLINVVVPLQIGARDVAFPFLNSLSFWLFVVGVILVNISLGLGEFAKTGWLAYPPLSGANYSPGVGVDYWIWSLQISGVGTLLTGVNFVATILKMRAPGMSLMKMPVFTWTALCANVLIIAAFPILTATIAMLTLDRYLDFHFFTNDLGGNMMMYVNLIWAWGHPEVYILVLPVFGVFSEVIATFSKKKLFGYTSLVWATIVITVLSFVVWLHHFFTMGAGADVNAFFGIATMIISIPTGVKIFNWLFTMYRGRIEMTTPVLWTLGFMVTFTIGGMTGVLLAVPGANYVLHNSLFLIAHFHNVIIGGVVFGAMAGITYWFPKATGFMLCEKWGKRSFWFWIVGFYFAFMPLYILGFMGMTRRLQHVDNPLWVPYLYVAFFGAVLIMIGIACTVIQIVVSIKNRKQLQDTTGDLWGARTLEWSTTSPAPFYNFAHEPKISALDEFWEMKERGIEQGDKKSYAPIHMPRNAAAGVIISGFSLVFGFALIWHIWWLAIVGLVGMIASFIVRTFNYDTDYYVSVEEIERVEREGRERRSLPGARTPIDVVVEG comes from the coding sequence ATGCTTGGAAAACTGACATTAGAGGCGATTCCGTATCACGAGCCGATCATCGTGATCGTGCTCGCGGCGGTAATCCTCGGTGGTGCAGCCCTTGCCGGCCTCATCACCTATATGCGCAAGTGGACTTACCTGTGGACCGAGTGGCTGACGTCTGTCGACCACAAGAAGATTGGCATGATGTACATCATCGTGGCACTGGTGATGCTGATACGTGGTTTCTCCGATGCCATCATGATGCGTTCTCAGCAGATGCTGGCGTCCACGGGTGGTGAAGGTTATCTACCGCCAGAGCACTACGACCAGATCTTCACGGCTCACGGCGTGATCATGATCTTCTTCGTGGCGATGCCGTTCGTCATTGGTCTGATCAACGTTGTCGTGCCGCTGCAGATTGGCGCACGTGATGTGGCGTTCCCGTTCCTGAACTCGCTGAGCTTCTGGCTGTTCGTGGTCGGCGTCATCCTGGTCAACATCTCACTGGGTCTGGGCGAATTCGCCAAGACCGGTTGGTTGGCCTATCCGCCGTTGTCGGGGGCTAACTACAGTCCTGGGGTCGGGGTGGATTACTGGATATGGTCGTTGCAGATATCGGGTGTCGGTACCCTGCTGACAGGTGTCAACTTCGTCGCTACCATCCTCAAGATGCGTGCGCCGGGCATGAGCCTGATGAAGATGCCGGTCTTTACCTGGACCGCACTGTGCGCCAACGTCCTGATCATCGCTGCGTTCCCGATTCTGACCGCTACCATCGCGATGCTGACGCTTGATCGTTATCTTGATTTCCACTTCTTCACCAATGATCTTGGTGGAAACATGATGATGTACGTCAACCTCATCTGGGCCTGGGGCCATCCTGAGGTGTACATCCTGGTGCTGCCGGTCTTCGGGGTGTTCTCTGAAGTCATCGCCACCTTCTCCAAGAAGAAGCTGTTCGGTTATACCTCACTGGTATGGGCGACCATCGTCATCACGGTGCTGTCGTTCGTCGTCTGGTTGCACCACTTCTTCACCATGGGCGCTGGCGCAGATGTGAACGCCTTCTTCGGTATCGCGACGATGATCATCTCGATTCCGACAGGCGTGAAGATCTTCAACTGGCTGTTCACCATGTACCGCGGTCGTATCGAAATGACCACTCCGGTGCTGTGGACCCTCGGCTTCATGGTCACCTTCACCATCGGTGGCATGACCGGCGTTCTGTTGGCGGTACCGGGCGCGAACTATGTTCTGCATAACTCGCTGTTCCTGATCGCTCACTTCCATAACGTCATCATCGGCGGCGTGGTCTTCGGTGCGATGGCCGGTATCACTTACTGGTTCCCGAAAGCGACCGGCTTCATGCTGTGCGAGAAGTGGGGCAAGCGCTCCTTCTGGTTCTGGATCGTCGGCTTCTACTTCGCCTTCATGCCGTTGTACATCCTTGGCTTCATGGGCATGACCCGTCGTCTGCAGCACGTCGACAACCCGCTGTGGGTGCCGTACCTGTACGTCGCCTTCTTCGGTGCGGTTCTCATCATGATCGGTATTGCCTGCACCGTGATCCAGATCGTGGTCAGTATCAAGAACCGTAAGCAGCTGCAGGACACCACGGGCGATCTGTGGGGCGCGCGTACTCTGGAGTGGAGCACCACTTCTCCGGCGCCGTTCTACAACTTTGCTCATGAGCCGAAGATCAGTGCTCTCGATGAGTTCTGGGAAATGAAGGAACGTGGTATCGAGCAGGGCGACAAGAAGTCTTATGCGCCGATCCACATGCCGCGTAACGCTGCCGCTGGTGTCATCATTTCTGGCTTCAGCCTGGTCTTCGGCTTCGCGCTGATCTGGCACATCTGGTGGCTGGCCATTGTTGGTCTGGTGGGCATGATCGCTAGCTTCATCGTGCGTACCTTCAACTACGACACCGACTACTACGTGTCTGTCGAGGAAATCGAGCGTGTCGAGCGCGAAGGTCGCGAACGCCGCAGCCTGCCCGGCGCCCGTACACCAATTGACGTAGTGGTTGAGGGGTAA
- the cyoE gene encoding heme o synthase — MIKDYLRTTKPGIIFGNLITVSGGFFLASGGEVDWALFIATLVGVAMIVASGCVFNNCIDRDIDRHMARTQGRALVLGTVSFKGALTFGCVLGLIGFWLLAAMTNLMALIAVGLGFVIYVGAYSMWLKRGSVYGTLIGSLSGAAPPVVGYLAVTGEVDMGALLLLIIFSMWQMPHSYAIAMFRVEDYRAANIPVLPVARGMDYAKRVVIGYIAGFLPVSLLLTLWGYTGMWYLVVVTIVCGWWLYLAVWRLKGQPDASWARKLFGFSIIVVMALSLMMSLDTQL, encoded by the coding sequence ATGATCAAGGACTACCTGCGTACCACCAAGCCGGGCATCATCTTCGGCAACCTCATCACCGTCAGTGGCGGGTTTTTCCTCGCCTCTGGTGGCGAGGTGGACTGGGCGCTGTTCATTGCCACCCTGGTTGGGGTGGCGATGATCGTGGCCTCGGGCTGTGTGTTCAACAACTGCATCGACCGCGACATTGACCGTCACATGGCACGTACCCAGGGCCGCGCCCTGGTACTGGGCACTGTCTCGTTCAAGGGGGCACTTACCTTCGGGTGCGTGCTCGGGTTGATTGGCTTCTGGCTGCTGGCCGCGATGACCAATCTCATGGCGTTGATTGCCGTGGGGTTGGGCTTCGTGATCTATGTCGGCGCCTACAGCATGTGGCTGAAGCGCGGGTCTGTGTACGGCACGCTCATTGGCTCACTGTCCGGTGCTGCACCGCCAGTGGTCGGCTATCTCGCGGTGACCGGAGAGGTAGACATGGGTGCGCTGCTGCTGCTGATCATCTTCAGCATGTGGCAGATGCCGCATTCCTATGCGATTGCCATGTTTCGTGTCGAGGACTATCGGGCTGCCAATATTCCGGTCCTGCCGGTCGCGCGCGGCATGGATTATGCCAAGCGTGTGGTGATAGGCTACATCGCCGGTTTTCTTCCTGTGTCGCTGTTGCTGACACTGTGGGGCTATACCGGCATGTGGTACCTGGTGGTCGTGACCATCGTATGCGGTTGGTGGTTGTATCTGGCAGTGTGGCGACTCAAGGGGCAGCCTGATGCTTCCTGGGCCCGCAAGTTGTTCGGATTTTCCATCATCGTCGTGATGGCACTCAGTCTGATGATGAGCCTGGATACCCAGTTATAA
- a CDS encoding aromatic ring-hydroxylating oxygenase subunit alpha produces the protein MSDLLEHAQDQQQQAVREAAARLLSERRAGFSLPQPFYNDERLFALDMKEIFAKEWLFVGVSSEIPAKGSFMTLDVAANPIIIVRGDGDSIHAFHNVCRHRGSRLCTSERGKVAKLVCGYHQWTYELDGRLLFAGSDMGTDFDTKEFGLHPVHVRCAGGMLFINLSQQPANAEPFFKTLEFYLKPYDMENTKVACTSSIVEDANWKLVVENNRECYHCNGAHPELLNSLQEFDDTDDPRATLAYKELVARKQADWDAEKVPYQLVRFGRRNRMTRTPLLEGTFSMTQDGRVASQKLMGRLKSADMGSLRILNLPNSWNHFMGDHAVVFRVDPISAQKTRVTTKWLVHRDAVEGVDYDLDTLRKVWDATNDQDRRLAEENQRGINSQAYQPGPYSSTYEFGVVDFVDWYSEQIEAALSDAQPQHLQLA, from the coding sequence GCTTCAGCCTGCCGCAGCCTTTCTATAACGACGAACGGCTATTCGCACTCGACATGAAAGAGATCTTCGCCAAGGAATGGCTGTTTGTCGGGGTCAGTAGTGAAATACCCGCCAAGGGCAGTTTCATGACGCTGGACGTGGCTGCCAATCCGATCATCATCGTGCGCGGTGATGGCGACAGTATTCATGCCTTCCACAACGTCTGCCGTCATCGTGGTTCACGCCTGTGTACCAGCGAGCGCGGCAAGGTAGCCAAGCTGGTCTGCGGCTACCATCAGTGGACCTATGAGCTGGACGGTCGCCTGCTGTTTGCCGGCTCCGATATGGGAACGGACTTCGACACCAAGGAGTTCGGTCTGCATCCGGTCCATGTGCGCTGTGCAGGTGGCATGCTGTTCATCAATCTTTCGCAGCAACCTGCCAATGCCGAGCCGTTCTTCAAGACACTCGAATTCTATTTGAAGCCTTATGACATGGAGAACACCAAGGTGGCGTGCACCTCCTCCATCGTCGAGGATGCCAACTGGAAGCTGGTGGTCGAGAACAATCGTGAGTGCTACCACTGCAATGGTGCGCACCCGGAGCTGCTGAACTCGCTACAGGAATTCGATGATACCGATGACCCGCGTGCCACTCTGGCCTACAAGGAATTGGTCGCACGCAAGCAAGCCGACTGGGACGCCGAAAAGGTGCCGTACCAATTGGTGCGCTTCGGTCGTCGCAATCGCATGACACGTACGCCATTGCTGGAAGGTACGTTCTCGATGACTCAAGACGGACGAGTCGCCAGCCAGAAACTGATGGGGCGCTTGAAAAGTGCTGACATGGGCTCGTTGCGCATTCTCAACCTGCCCAACTCCTGGAATCACTTCATGGGTGATCATGCGGTGGTCTTCCGCGTCGACCCCATCAGCGCACAGAAGACACGCGTCACCACCAAGTGGTTGGTGCATCGCGATGCCGTCGAAGGCGTGGATTACGATCTGGATACCCTGCGCAAGGTGTGGGACGCGACCAACGATCAGGATCGTCGTCTCGCCGAAGAGAACCAGCGTGGCATCAACTCTCAGGCCTATCAGCCCGGCCCCTACTCCTCGACCTACGAGTTCGGTGTCGTCGACTTCGTGGATTGGTACTCCGAGCAGATAGAAGCGGCTCTGAGCGATGCACAGCCGCAACACCTGCAACTGGCGTGA